From Coffea arabica cultivar ET-39 chromosome 2e, Coffea Arabica ET-39 HiFi, whole genome shotgun sequence, the proteins below share one genomic window:
- the LOC113731203 gene encoding protein BASIC PENTACYSTEINE4 encodes MDDGGQRESRRQRTDYYKGAHSPWNGIPHYQIKEQNAFFMNTKINMLLAERDAAIEERDRALSEKRAALDERDSAIQQRDTAISERDHALRERDNAIAALQFQESTMNGALGCGIQHGMKRFNQHRSPHANSAQSANKTREGHITEAFPITAISSEAARSHQAKRTKVNNVIPTKSKSAKKAKVGEDLNRHVTTDGSKAEWDAQDLSSLNQISFDETRMPIPVCTCTGVARQCYKWGNGGWQSSCCTTSLSVYPLPQIPNKRHARMGGRKMSGSVFSRLLTRLAAGGHDLSIALDLKNYWAKHGTNRYITIK; translated from the exons ATGGATGATGGTGGGCAAAGAGAAAGCAGGAGACAGAGGACAGATTACTACAAAGGGGCTCACTCTCCA TGGAATGGAATCCCGCATTATCAGATTAAGGAACAAAATGCTTTCTTTATGAATACAAAGATCAACATGCTGTTAGCTGAAAGGGATGCTGCAATTGAAGAGAGGGATAGGGCACTGTCTGAAAAGAGGGCAGCGTTAGATGAGCGGGATTCAGCAATCCAGCAGCGAGACACGGCTATTAGTGAGCGTGATCATGCCCTACGAGAACGTGACAATGCCATTGCTGCCCTCCAGTTTCAAGAAAGTACTATGAATGGTGCATTAGGTTGTGGCATTCAGCATGGAATGAAGCGCTTCAACCAGCATAGAAGTCCTCATGCCAATAGTGCTCAATCTGCCAACAAGACAAGGGAAGGGCACATTACCGAAGCCTTTCCTATAACAGCAATTTCATCTGAAGCTGCCAGGTCGCACCAAGCAAAACGAACAAAAGTGAACAATGTAATCCCAACAAAGTCAAAGTCAGCTAAGAAGGCTAAGGTCGGTGAGGATCTGAATAGACATGTCACAACTGATGGGTCAAAGGCTGAGTGGGATGCTCAGGATCTTAGTTCTCTCAACCAGATAAGTTTTGATGAGACTCGAATGCCAATACCTGTTTGCACGTGTACTGGTGTAGCCAGGCAGTGTTACAAATGGGGAAATGGGGGCTGGCAGTCATCTTGTTGCACAACCTCCTTATCAGTGTATCCACTTCCGCAAATACCCAACAAACGGCATGCTCGGATGGGTGGGAGGAAGATGAGTGGAAGCGTTTTTAGTCGGTTGCTTACTAGACTAGCAGCAGGTGGTCATGATCTATCAATTGCTCTTGATCTTAAAAACTACTGGGCTAAGCATGGTACAAATCGCTACATTACAATTAAATGA